One window from the genome of Mastacembelus armatus chromosome 18, fMasArm1.2, whole genome shotgun sequence encodes:
- the LOC113123616 gene encoding claudin domain-containing protein 1-like, with amino-acid sequence MVDNRYATALVIACVLSILATVYLSVGIGTQHWYQYSSPTVRGEANVSELRSLYEEFMDGEFDEKTYSDTLFRLNGTVGLWWRCVLVPPNAHWHKEPDAKMVLECRSFTLPQQFTPKYKEPGNHNSGEDMLRTYLWRCQFLLPLVSLGLVVLAGLTGFCACLCQSLTPTLGIGVLHLLAGLCTLATVCCYLAGMDLLHRVSMLPDKVDGSLGWSLYLALISSPLHMMAAALLVWAARSHSQNYYRMTAYRVA; translated from the exons ATGGTCGATAACCGCTACGCCACCGCTCTGGTCATCGCCTGTGTGCTGAGCATACTGGCCACCGTCTATCTGTCGGTGGGCATCGGGACGCAGCACTGGTACCAGTACAGCAGCCCCACCGTGCGCGGAGAGGCCAACGTGTCCGAGCTGCGCTCCCTGTATGAGGAGTTTATGGATGGGGAGTTTGATGAGAAAACCTACAGCGACACACTGTTTCGCCTCAACGGGACTGTGGGCCTCTGGTGGCGGTGTGTGCTTGTTCCACCCAACGCGCACTGGCACAAGGAGCCAG ATGCCAAAATGGTGCTGGAGTGTCGAAGCTTCACTCTGCCTCAGCAGTTTACTCCCAAGTACAAAGAACCTGGAAACCACAACAGTGGAGAGGACATGCTGCGCACCT ACTTGTGGAGATGTCAGTTTCTGCTGCCGCTGGTGTCCCTGGGTCTGGTGGTGCTGGCAGGCCTAACTGGGTTCTGTGCTTGCCTTTGCCAAAGCCTCAcacccactctgggcataggaGTACTTCATCTGCTGGCTG GTCTCTGCACCTTAGCCACAGTGTGCTGCTACCTGGCAGGGATGGACCTCCTGCACAGGGTGTCAATGCTTCCTGATAAGGTGGATGGCTCCCTGGGCTGGTCTCTTTACTTGGCTCTCATTTCCTCGCCACTGCACATGAtggctgctgcactgctggtgTGGGCGGCACGCAGCCACAGTCAGAACTACTACCGCATGACAGCCTACCGGGTGGCATAG
- the LOC113122036 gene encoding N-acyl-aromatic-L-amino acid amidohydrolase (carboxylate-forming) B-like, with the protein MEVDEVVCLPKLSRVAVCGGTHGNELSGVYLVRELVKVDKKAVEKKAEEEEPASVLMVLSNPRAIQQGQRYVDTDLNRCFTHAILNGPMLDTAPYEMIRSRELNGMLGPKGSPEAVDLVCDLHNTTANMGLCLIAYSDCDWICLHIFRHLQRQMSGIPLRYIHFDVSNKESYSLDSVGKHGFAMEIGPQPHSVVRSNIYTAMKLGVQHMLDWVRSFNSGRIFEGGFVDVFTMVKHIDYPRDSETQNITAAIHPQLQDRDFCLLHPGDPLFQTFSGETLTYKGHQPLYPFFINECAYYEKGIALSLARRKRVMVPAIRVQTEQEQRANEPRYTSEEEE; encoded by the exons ATGGAGGTGGATGAGGTGGTGTGTTTACCAAAGTTGTCCCGGGTCGCTGTGTGTGGCGGCACCCATGGCAATGAGCTGTCTGGGGTGTACCTGGTGAGAGAGCTGGTGAAGGTGGATAAGAAAGCAGTGGAGAAAaaggctgaggaggaagagcCTGCGTCAGTGCTGATGGTGCTGTCGAATCCACGAGCCATACAGCAGGGCCAGCGATACGTCGACACCGACCTGAACCGCTGCTTCACCCACGCCATCCTCAA TGGTCCCATGTTAGACACAGCCCCCTACGAGATGATCAGGTCCAGAGAACTGAACGGCATGCTGGGTCCCAAAGGCAGTCCTGAGGCGGTGGACCTCGTTTGTGACCTCCACAACACCACTGCCAACATGGGCCTGTGCCTCATTGCGTATTCTGACTGTGACTGGATCTGCCTGCACATATTCAGACACCTTCAG AGGCAGATGTCAGGTATACCACTGAGGTACATCCATTTTGATGTCTCCAATAAAGAGTCATACTCTCTTGATTCAGTGGGAAAACATGGCTTTG CAATGGAGATCGGGCCTCAACCCCACAGTGTGGTGAGGTCAAACATCTACACTGCAATGAAACTTGGTGTGCAACACATGCTCGACTGGGTCCGTTCCTTCAACTCAG GCAGAATTTTTGAAGGAGGATTCGTGGATGTGTTCACCATGGTTAAACACATCGACTACCCAAGAGACAGTGAGACtcaaaacatcacagcagccATTCATCCTCAACTCCAG GACCGAGACTTCTGTCTGCTGCACCCTGGAGACCCGCTGTTCCAGACTTTCTCAGGTGAAACACTGACGTACAAAGGCCATCAGCCTCTTTATCCTTTCTTCATCAATGAATGTGCTTATTATGAGAAGGGCATCGCTCTTTCCCTGGCGAGAAGGAAGCGCGTGATGGTTCCTGCAATCCGGGTGCAGACAGAGCAGGAGCAACGAGCTAATGAACCGAGATATACatcagaggaagaggagtaa